The proteins below are encoded in one region of Streptomyces ficellus:
- a CDS encoding MEDS domain-containing protein — MLNSVGRRLEGGGVRAARALVSLDEVELGDHVCCLTDRYASFAEDARAYAADGALYGDKIVVVGPLGAQGGTAGTGLLPETAVLLDFPGGVDSASLLSAVRREARTAAHEGFRSVRVLTERVPATAPGAADELLAQELELDEFASETGAIVVCAFRRSQWDALTLEHVASVHPHEVGMRAERPTFRMFSTGTGRWSVDGVIDSQGASAFNAALRAAMRSAPAVTLEFEKLAMIDAAGMHALVDAARHVPDGRIRVEGANELVRLCWELAGYATDGVPVVMAA; from the coding sequence GTGCTGAACAGTGTCGGACGACGGCTTGAAGGGGGCGGCGTGAGAGCGGCGCGGGCGTTGGTCTCGTTGGACGAGGTCGAGCTGGGTGATCACGTGTGCTGCCTTACCGACCGGTACGCCTCCTTCGCCGAGGACGCGCGGGCCTACGCTGCCGACGGAGCGCTGTACGGAGACAAGATCGTTGTTGTGGGCCCCTTGGGCGCCCAGGGCGGCACGGCGGGCACCGGTCTTCTCCCGGAAACGGCTGTGCTTCTCGACTTCCCGGGTGGGGTGGACAGCGCCTCCCTTTTGTCCGCGGTGCGGCGGGAAGCCCGAACCGCTGCTCACGAGGGCTTTCGGTCGGTGCGTGTGCTCACCGAGCGGGTGCCTGCGACGGCTCCCGGAGCGGCCGACGAGCTGCTGGCTCAGGAGCTGGAGCTCGACGAGTTCGCCTCGGAGACCGGCGCCATCGTGGTGTGCGCCTTCAGACGATCACAGTGGGATGCGCTTACGCTGGAACATGTGGCCAGTGTGCATCCGCATGAGGTGGGCATGCGTGCAGAGCGTCCGACCTTTCGGATGTTCAGTACGGGCACCGGCAGGTGGAGCGTGGACGGAGTGATCGACTCGCAAGGCGCGTCGGCGTTCAACGCCGCCCTACGCGCTGCGATGCGGAGTGCGCCAGCCGTGACGCTCGAGTTCGAGAAGCTCGCGATGATTGATGCCGCCGGCATGCACGCGCTCGTCGACGCGGCTCGTCACGTGCCGGACGGGCGAATCCGGGTGGAGGGCGCGAACGAGCTCGTGCGTCTGTGCTGGGAGCTCGCGGGCTACGCCACTGATGGCGTTCCGGTGGTGATGGCCGCGTGA
- the tadA gene encoding tRNA adenosine(34) deaminase TadA: MLRAIAEAERAARAGDVPVGAVVLSPDGTVLATGHNEREVTGDPTAHAEVLALRRAAEAFGQWRLTGCTLVVTLEPCVMCAGALQQSRVDRLVFGARDEKAGAVGSLWDLVRDRRLNHRPEVVHGVLEEECAALLTRFFRGR, from the coding sequence ATGCTCCGCGCGATCGCGGAGGCGGAGCGGGCCGCGCGGGCCGGCGACGTGCCGGTCGGCGCGGTCGTGCTGTCCCCGGACGGCACGGTGCTCGCCACCGGTCACAACGAGCGCGAGGTGACGGGCGATCCGACCGCGCACGCCGAGGTGCTGGCGCTGCGCCGGGCGGCCGAGGCGTTCGGGCAGTGGCGGCTGACGGGCTGCACGCTGGTCGTGACGCTGGAGCCGTGCGTGATGTGCGCGGGCGCGCTCCAGCAGTCGCGGGTGGACCGGCTGGTGTTCGGCGCGCGGGACGAGAAGGCGGGCGCGGTCGGTTCGCTGTGGGACCTCGTGCGGGACCGCCGGCTCAACCACCGGCCCGAAGTGGTCCACGGGGTGCTGGAGGAGGAGTGCGCGGCGCTCCTCACCCGGTTCTTCCGCGGGCGGTGA
- the upp gene encoding uracil phosphoribosyltransferase, giving the protein MRIHVVDHPLVAHKLTTLRDRRTDSPTFRRLADELVTLLAYEATRDVRTEQVDIETPVTRTTGVKLSSPKPLVVPILRAGLGMLDGMVRLLPTAEVGFLGMIRNEETLEASTYATRMPEDLSGRQVYVLDPMLATGGTLVAAIRELIKRGADDVTAVVLLAAPEGVEVMERELAGTPVTVVTASVDERLNEHGYIVPGLGDAGDRMYGTAE; this is encoded by the coding sequence ATGCGGATCCACGTCGTCGACCACCCGCTGGTGGCGCACAAACTCACCACTCTGCGCGACAGGCGCACCGACTCCCCGACCTTCCGGCGGCTCGCCGACGAGCTGGTCACCCTGCTCGCGTACGAGGCCACCCGGGACGTGCGCACCGAGCAGGTCGACATCGAGACCCCGGTGACCCGGACGACCGGGGTGAAGCTGTCGAGCCCGAAGCCGCTGGTCGTGCCGATCCTGCGGGCCGGTCTCGGCATGCTCGACGGCATGGTGCGGCTGCTGCCGACCGCCGAGGTGGGTTTCCTCGGGATGATCCGCAACGAGGAGACGCTGGAGGCGTCCACCTACGCCACCCGCATGCCGGAGGACCTCTCCGGGCGCCAGGTGTACGTGCTGGACCCGATGCTGGCCACGGGCGGCACGCTGGTCGCCGCGATCCGCGAGCTGATCAAGCGGGGCGCGGACGACGTGACGGCGGTCGTGCTGCTGGCGGCGCCCGAGGGCGTCGAGGTCATGGAGCGCGAGCTGGCGGGCACGCCGGTGACGGTCGTGACGGCCTCGGTCGATGAGCGGCTCAACGAGCACGGCTACATCGTCCCGGGCCTCGGCGACGCGGGTGACCGGATGTACGGCACCGCCGAGTAG
- a CDS encoding LytR C-terminal domain-containing protein, with translation MSMLTPPGMGGKYRITGNAYPRMRRPRRRRRIVVAALAAVVALGLAGWGTLQLIDVFGGGGADDRARTTAGPGCKPRKNAVTAVHVPLKPAQITVNVYNATPRAGLAKTTADELKKRGFAIGKVGNAPAAYDKKVPGAGMLLGGTASGKSAVPVLRTQLKGAAVKTDTRATADVDLIIGTAFKSLTAPKDATAALTALAKPAPAPSGKC, from the coding sequence ATGAGCATGCTCACTCCCCCCGGCATGGGCGGAAAGTACCGCATTACGGGTAACGCCTACCCGCGTATGCGCCGCCCGCGACGCCGTCGCCGGATCGTGGTCGCGGCGCTCGCCGCAGTGGTCGCCCTCGGACTGGCCGGCTGGGGAACGCTCCAGCTCATCGACGTCTTCGGCGGAGGCGGGGCCGACGACCGGGCACGCACCACGGCCGGCCCCGGCTGCAAGCCCCGCAAGAACGCCGTAACGGCCGTCCACGTACCGCTCAAGCCCGCGCAGATCACGGTGAACGTCTACAACGCGACGCCCCGCGCGGGCCTCGCCAAGACGACCGCCGACGAGCTGAAGAAGCGCGGCTTCGCCATTGGCAAGGTGGGCAACGCCCCGGCCGCGTACGACAAGAAGGTCCCCGGGGCCGGGATGCTGCTCGGCGGCACCGCGTCGGGCAAGAGCGCGGTCCCCGTGCTGCGCACGCAGCTCAAGGGCGCGGCGGTCAAGACCGACACCCGCGCGACGGCCGACGTGGACCTGATCATCGGTACGGCCTTCAAGAGCCTGACAGCACCGAAGGACGCGACCGCCGCCCTGACCGCCCTGGCCAAGCCGGCGCCCGCGCCCTCCGGGAAGTGCTGA
- a CDS encoding type II toxin-antitoxin system VapB family antitoxin, translating into MIFKRIGNGRPYPDHGRESTRQWADVAPRPVRLDQLVTTKGQLDLETLLAEDSTFYGDLFAHVVKWQGDLYLEDGLHRAVRAALQQRQVLHARVLELD; encoded by the coding sequence GTGATCTTCAAGCGCATCGGTAACGGGCGGCCGTATCCCGACCACGGCCGGGAAAGCACCCGGCAGTGGGCGGATGTGGCGCCGCGCCCGGTCCGCCTCGATCAGCTCGTGACCACCAAGGGCCAGCTGGATCTGGAGACGCTCCTCGCCGAGGACTCGACCTTCTACGGCGACCTCTTCGCGCACGTCGTGAAGTGGCAGGGCGATCTCTACCTCGAGGACGGACTGCACCGCGCCGTGCGCGCGGCCCTCCAGCAGCGCCAGGTGCTCCACGCCCGCGTGCTCGAACTCGACTGA
- a CDS encoding M28 family metallopeptidase — MATLAAAALATPLLLASASPASAGRHDPGKEAAKDAAQLSRKLVREASAKDAYKHLQKFQQIADSAGGHRAAGSLGHDASAAYVYQQLKKAGYQVSYQKFEFVYTQTQAEKLAVVSPSPRDITIGAMTYTKSTPVGGIKAGLAAVPAPADDATPGCEAADYASGTFTGKIALIKRGGCTFADKQAQAAAAGAAGAIVYNNVPGAVGGTLGGPEAGKIPTGGISQADGEKLVADLAKGPVEVNFEIRQLQEKRTTNNVIAETARGNAANTVMLGSHLDSVTAGPGINDNGSGSAGLLEVALDLAKAKEKPTNKVRFAWWSAEENGLLGSEHYVENLSELDRKEIKLYLNFDMIASPNYGLFVYDGDNSDGVGEPAGPTGSAQLERDINEFMDKQGRPHEGTDFTGRSDYGPFIGVGIPSGGTFTGAEGLKTAKQAEKFGGTAGVAYDACYHAKCDDIKNVNMTAFDANIDVIANAVGVYTHDLSSLRKPVEFVPTEGDAGSGGGLHDGHDHDVTE; from the coding sequence GTGGCCACCCTGGCCGCAGCCGCACTCGCGACCCCGCTCCTGCTGGCTTCCGCATCCCCCGCCTCCGCCGGTCGGCACGACCCCGGCAAGGAGGCGGCCAAGGACGCCGCCCAGCTCTCCAGGAAGCTGGTCCGTGAGGCCTCCGCCAAGGACGCCTACAAGCACCTCCAGAAGTTCCAGCAGATAGCCGACTCGGCCGGCGGTCACCGCGCGGCCGGCTCGCTCGGGCACGACGCCTCGGCCGCGTACGTGTACCAGCAGCTGAAGAAGGCCGGGTACCAGGTCTCGTACCAGAAGTTCGAGTTCGTCTACACCCAGACGCAGGCGGAGAAGCTCGCCGTCGTCTCGCCGTCGCCGCGTGACATCACCATCGGGGCGATGACGTACACCAAGTCGACTCCCGTGGGCGGGATCAAGGCCGGCCTCGCCGCCGTGCCGGCCCCCGCGGACGACGCGACGCCCGGCTGCGAGGCCGCCGACTACGCGTCCGGCACCTTCACCGGCAAGATCGCCCTGATCAAGCGCGGCGGCTGCACCTTCGCCGACAAGCAGGCCCAGGCCGCCGCGGCGGGCGCGGCCGGCGCGATCGTCTACAACAACGTCCCCGGCGCGGTCGGCGGCACGCTGGGCGGACCCGAGGCCGGCAAGATACCGACGGGTGGCATATCCCAGGCGGACGGCGAGAAGCTCGTCGCCGACCTCGCCAAGGGCCCGGTCGAGGTGAACTTCGAGATCCGCCAGCTCCAGGAGAAGCGGACCACCAACAACGTCATCGCGGAGACCGCCCGCGGCAACGCCGCGAACACCGTGATGCTCGGCTCGCACCTCGACTCCGTCACCGCCGGCCCCGGCATCAACGACAACGGCTCCGGCTCCGCCGGTCTGCTCGAGGTCGCCCTCGACCTCGCCAAGGCCAAGGAGAAGCCCACCAACAAGGTGCGCTTCGCCTGGTGGTCGGCCGAGGAGAACGGCCTGCTCGGCTCCGAGCACTACGTCGAGAACCTCAGCGAGCTCGACCGCAAGGAGATCAAGCTCTACCTGAACTTCGACATGATCGCGTCGCCGAACTACGGCCTGTTCGTGTACGACGGCGACAACAGCGACGGCGTCGGCGAGCCCGCCGGCCCCACGGGCTCCGCCCAGCTCGAACGCGACATCAACGAGTTCATGGACAAGCAGGGCCGCCCGCACGAGGGCACCGACTTCACCGGCCGCTCCGACTACGGGCCGTTCATCGGGGTCGGCATCCCGTCCGGCGGCACCTTCACCGGCGCCGAGGGCCTGAAGACGGCCAAGCAGGCGGAGAAGTTCGGCGGCACGGCGGGCGTCGCGTACGACGCGTGCTACCACGCCAAGTGCGACGACATCAAGAACGTCAACATGACGGCGTTCGACGCCAACATCGACGTCATCGCCAACGCCGTGGGTGTCTACACCCACGACCTCAGCTCGCTGCGCAAGCCGGTCGAGTTCGTCCCCACCGAGGGTGACGCCGGCAGCGGCGGCGGCCTGCACGACGGCCACGACCACGACGTGACCGAGTAA
- a CDS encoding HhH-GPD-type base excision DNA repair protein — protein MTTTIHLAQQPEADELLGRSPLAALVGMLLDQQVPMEWAFSGPYTIARRLGSDDLDAHGIAAYDPEAFVALLSAKPAVHRYPGSMAKRVQQLCQYLVDEYGGDASAVWADAGSGKELLDRLLALPGFGRQKAQIFLALLGKQYGVRPAGWREAAGAYGDEGAYRSAADITGPESLAKVRAYKQETKRAAKAAKTATTAKSAKSADSAKPKSSKAGRNTGNSAAE, from the coding sequence ATGACCACCACGATCCACCTCGCCCAGCAACCCGAGGCCGACGAGCTGCTGGGCCGCAGTCCGCTCGCCGCGCTCGTGGGGATGCTCCTGGACCAGCAGGTCCCCATGGAGTGGGCGTTCTCCGGCCCGTACACGATCGCCCGGCGTCTGGGCTCCGACGACCTGGACGCGCACGGGATCGCGGCGTACGACCCCGAGGCCTTCGTCGCCCTGTTGTCCGCCAAGCCGGCCGTGCACCGCTACCCCGGCTCGATGGCCAAGCGCGTGCAGCAGCTCTGCCAGTACCTGGTGGACGAGTACGGCGGCGACGCGAGCGCCGTCTGGGCGGACGCGGGGTCCGGCAAGGAGCTGCTCGACCGGCTCCTGGCCCTGCCCGGGTTCGGCCGGCAGAAGGCGCAGATCTTCCTGGCGCTGCTGGGCAAGCAGTACGGCGTGCGGCCCGCGGGCTGGCGGGAGGCGGCGGGGGCGTACGGCGACGAGGGCGCGTACCGCTCGGCCGCCGACATCACCGGGCCGGAGTCGCTGGCCAAGGTCCGCGCGTACAAGCAGGAGACGAAGCGGGCGGCCAAGGCCGCGAAGACCGCCACGACCGCCAAGAGCGCCAAGAGCGCCGACAGCGCGAAGCCCAAGTCTTCCAAAGCGGGCCGGAACACGGGAAATTCGGCGGCGGAGTGA